The following proteins are encoded in a genomic region of Sorangiineae bacterium MSr12523:
- a CDS encoding ATP-dependent Clp protease proteolytic subunit, which produces MGIMVPTVVETTHKGERHWGIFDRLLKDRIVFLGNEIDDMVANIVIAQFLFLESEDPDKEIMLYINSPGGVVYSGLAIHDTMQHVRAPVSTMCVGMAASAAAMLLAAGHKGHRSALPNSRIMIHQPHGGARGQASDIEIQAREVRHLKDATTRIFAKATGKSPEQLTIDMDRDNYMSAASAKEYGLIDVILEPREKKPLAA; this is translated from the coding sequence ATGGGGATCATGGTGCCCACGGTCGTGGAAACCACGCACAAGGGCGAGCGTCACTGGGGGATTTTCGACCGGCTCTTGAAAGACCGCATCGTCTTTCTGGGCAACGAGATCGACGACATGGTGGCCAACATCGTCATCGCGCAGTTTCTCTTCCTGGAGAGCGAAGATCCCGACAAGGAGATCATGCTCTACATCAATTCGCCCGGCGGCGTGGTGTACAGCGGGCTGGCCATCCACGATACGATGCAGCACGTCCGCGCGCCGGTCTCCACCATGTGCGTGGGCATGGCGGCATCCGCGGCGGCCATGCTCCTTGCCGCCGGCCACAAAGGCCACCGCTCGGCGCTGCCCAACTCGCGCATCATGATCCATCAGCCGCACGGCGGCGCCCGCGGCCAAGCCTCGGACATCGAGATTCAGGCCCGCGAAGTACGGCATCTCAAAGACGCGACGACGCGCATCTTCGCCAAGGCCACCGGCAAGTCGCCCGAGCAGCTCACCATCGACATGGACCGCGACAATTACATGAGCGCGGCCTCCGCCAAGGAGTACGGTCTGATCGACGTCATCCTCGAGCCGCGCGAGAAGAAGCCGCTCGCAGCTTAA
- a CDS encoding nitronate monooxygenase has product MRSFTHFVARLGIRYPIVQAPMAGVSTPQLAAAVSNAGALGSLGMGASTAAQARKAIEETRALTSQPFNVNVFCHAPARRDAASEAAWLRYLGPLFAEFGAETPTALDEVYKTFLEDDEMFELLLEQRPAVVSFHFGLPPVARIEALRKAGIYTAATATNVREATIIEQAGVDAIVAQGIEAGGHRGVFDLNAVDERLPTWVLVRLLARWTKLPIIAAGGIMDGQGIKAALDLGAAAAQLGTAFILCPESSANASFRENLKSERAAVTRLTAAVSGRAARGMVNRLFTYGDAAGGPPPPAYPVAYDAAKRLHAAAAKHGNHEFAAQWAGQGAPLSRELPAAALVERLVEEWRSDL; this is encoded by the coding sequence ATGCGCTCGTTCACCCATTTCGTGGCACGGCTCGGCATCCGATACCCCATCGTTCAAGCGCCCATGGCCGGCGTGTCCACGCCGCAGTTGGCGGCCGCGGTCTCGAATGCCGGCGCCCTGGGATCGCTCGGCATGGGGGCGAGCACCGCCGCGCAAGCTCGGAAGGCGATCGAGGAGACCCGCGCGCTCACGAGCCAGCCGTTCAACGTGAATGTCTTCTGCCATGCGCCGGCCCGGCGTGATGCAGCAAGCGAAGCGGCTTGGCTGCGGTATCTCGGGCCGCTTTTTGCGGAGTTCGGCGCGGAGACGCCCACCGCGCTCGACGAGGTTTACAAGACGTTTCTCGAGGACGACGAGATGTTCGAGCTCCTACTCGAGCAGCGCCCGGCGGTCGTGAGCTTTCACTTCGGGCTGCCCCCCGTCGCCCGCATCGAGGCGCTGCGCAAGGCGGGCATCTACACCGCGGCCACCGCCACCAACGTGCGCGAGGCGACGATCATCGAGCAGGCTGGGGTCGACGCCATCGTGGCCCAAGGCATCGAGGCCGGCGGCCACCGAGGCGTGTTCGACCTGAACGCCGTCGATGAGCGCCTGCCCACGTGGGTGCTCGTTCGACTCTTGGCACGATGGACGAAGCTTCCGATCATCGCCGCCGGCGGCATCATGGACGGGCAGGGCATCAAGGCCGCGCTGGATCTCGGCGCGGCGGCGGCGCAGCTCGGGACGGCCTTCATCCTGTGCCCGGAGTCGTCGGCGAACGCAAGCTTCCGCGAGAACCTCAAAAGCGAACGCGCCGCCGTGACCCGACTCACCGCCGCGGTATCGGGACGGGCTGCGCGTGGCATGGTCAATCGCCTCTTCACCTATGGCGACGCGGCGGGCGGCCCGCCTCCGCCCGCGTATCCCGTCGCCTACGACGCCGCCAAGCGCCTGCATGCGGCCGCCGCCAAACATGGCAACCACGAGTTCGCAGCCCAATGGGCAGGTCAGGGAGCTCCCCTGAGTCGCGAGTTGCCCGCGGCCGCATTGGTGGAGCGGCTCGTCGAGGAGTGGCGAAGCGACCTTTAA
- a CDS encoding LysR family transcriptional regulator translates to MDSESLKIFRVVAAELSVTQAAARLGRAPSNVTTRIQQLEAEVGVELFVRTGKRMSMSTAGERFLGYAQRWLALEEEARHVVTGGVDGGVLRMGSMESTAASRLPALLAAYHVGHPRTRLDVKTGTSRSLLEQVHGGRLDCAFVALPPAFDAAGLHDMGLSAKTMWREELLLLLPASESAAHRVADVRTRSLAAFTQGCTYRTIAEDRLAVGDSTEWKVQEMGSYHAMIACVAAGACVTILPRSVLDLAKVPPGLTTLPAGHANTCLVWRTEYDVPAFRNLLRLLKKK, encoded by the coding sequence GTGGATTCCGAGTCTCTGAAGATTTTTCGCGTCGTCGCGGCCGAGTTGAGCGTCACGCAAGCTGCGGCTCGGCTGGGACGGGCCCCTTCCAACGTGACCACCCGCATCCAGCAGCTGGAGGCCGAGGTGGGGGTGGAGCTGTTCGTGCGCACCGGCAAACGCATGAGCATGTCGACCGCCGGAGAACGTTTCTTGGGCTATGCGCAGCGATGGTTGGCGCTCGAGGAAGAGGCCCGGCACGTCGTGACCGGTGGCGTCGACGGTGGCGTGCTGCGCATGGGCTCGATGGAGAGCACGGCGGCCAGCCGCCTGCCGGCCCTTCTGGCCGCGTACCACGTTGGCCACCCGAGGACGCGGCTCGATGTCAAAACCGGCACATCGCGCTCGCTGCTCGAGCAGGTGCACGGCGGACGCTTGGACTGCGCCTTCGTCGCCTTGCCTCCTGCCTTCGATGCGGCGGGCCTGCACGACATGGGGCTATCCGCCAAGACGATGTGGCGGGAGGAACTGCTGCTCTTGCTGCCGGCGAGCGAGTCGGCCGCGCATCGCGTGGCGGACGTACGCACCCGTTCCCTGGCCGCGTTCACCCAGGGATGTACGTACCGCACCATCGCGGAAGATCGACTCGCCGTCGGCGACAGCACGGAGTGGAAGGTCCAAGAGATGGGCTCCTACCACGCCATGATCGCCTGCGTGGCCGCGGGCGCCTGCGTCACCATCTTGCCGCGAAGCGTGCTCGATTTGGCCAAAGTGCCGCCCGGACTCACGACGCTGCCCGCAGGACACGCGAATACGTGCCTGGTGTGGCGGACCGAGTATGACGTCCCCGCCTTTCGGAATCTGCTGAGGCTCCTGAAGAAGAAATGA
- a CDS encoding type 1 glutamine amidotransferase, translated as MRIHFVIHESFEAPGAFETWVRDRGYTPTYSKVYTYEPLPQSVDGIDLLVVLGGPQSASTTKEECPHFDAAAERSLISKCIGAKKAVLGVCLGSQLLGEALGAKHERSPHKEIGSFPITLTAEGRANAKFAHFPDSLTVAHWHGDMPGLTKDAKVIASSEGCPRQIIEYGNLVYGFQCHMEFTKDVIESSIAHSERELTESSGLRFVQRPDVLRANDYRTMNEQLFVFLDNLVAAYESQE; from the coding sequence ATGCGTATTCACTTCGTCATCCACGAGTCTTTCGAGGCACCCGGCGCATTCGAAACTTGGGTGCGCGACCGCGGTTACACGCCGACGTATTCGAAGGTCTATACGTACGAGCCACTGCCGCAATCCGTGGACGGCATCGACCTTCTGGTGGTGCTCGGCGGACCGCAGTCGGCCTCGACGACCAAGGAGGAGTGTCCTCATTTCGATGCAGCCGCCGAACGCTCGCTGATCTCGAAATGCATCGGCGCGAAAAAAGCCGTCCTTGGCGTGTGCCTCGGTTCCCAACTTCTGGGCGAGGCGCTCGGCGCCAAACACGAGCGCAGCCCGCACAAGGAGATCGGCTCGTTTCCCATCACCCTCACCGCCGAAGGCCGAGCCAACGCCAAGTTCGCCCACTTTCCCGACTCCCTCACCGTCGCCCACTGGCACGGCGATATGCCAGGCCTGACGAAGGACGCGAAGGTCATTGCCTCCAGCGAGGGTTGCCCTCGACAAATCATCGAGTACGGCAACTTGGTATATGGCTTCCAGTGCCACATGGAGTTCACCAAAGACGTCATCGAGTCGAGCATCGCGCATTCCGAGCGCGAGCTCACGGAGTCGTCCGGCCTTCGCTTCGTTCAGCGCCCCGATGTCCTTCGTGCCAATGATTATCGAACGATGAACGAGCAGCTTTTCGTCTTTCTCGACAATCTGGTAGCGGCGTACGAATCGCAGGAATAG
- a CDS encoding nucleotide-binding protein produces the protein MRITWPFDADVPDIAPETIESLAWELDLGNWEMNRTHWAVKNVDLLAVLNKGPDKGASVPPYIAPASSKLLGDKVFIVHGRNDAVKYEVARFLEQIGIEAVILHERPNGGRTLITKFQEESAGIRFAVVVMTPDDRGGMAGEAQKARARQMIFELGFFIGNLGPERSARSSRGISRSPQILTPSSIFGSERILHGRSSSRASCDTPA, from the coding sequence GTGCGCATCACATGGCCCTTCGACGCCGACGTCCCGGACATTGCACCCGAGACGATTGAGTCTCTGGCGTGGGAGCTCGACCTTGGCAATTGGGAAATGAACCGCACGCACTGGGCAGTCAAGAATGTGGATCTCTTGGCCGTGTTGAACAAGGGCCCCGACAAGGGGGCGTCGGTTCCGCCTTATATAGCGCCGGCATCGTCCAAATTGCTCGGCGACAAAGTCTTCATCGTTCACGGCCGCAATGACGCCGTGAAATACGAGGTCGCGCGGTTTCTCGAGCAAATTGGGATTGAGGCGGTGATCTTGCACGAAAGGCCGAACGGTGGTCGAACTCTCATTACCAAATTCCAGGAAGAGTCGGCCGGTATTCGCTTCGCGGTCGTGGTCATGACACCGGACGATCGGGGGGGCATGGCAGGCGAGGCTCAGAAAGCGCGGGCGAGGCAGATGATCTTCGAGCTTGGCTTCTTCATAGGTAATCTCGGCCCGGAAAGGTCTGCGCGCTCGTCTCGGGGGATCTCGAGAAGCCCTCAGATTTTGACGCCGTCGTCTATATTCGGTTCGGAGCGAATACTTCATGGAAGATCGAGCTCGCGCGCGAGCTGCGACACGCCGGCGTGA
- a CDS encoding nucleotide-binding protein, with protein sequence MLNSLPDDDTSVPSYGLPPLPPKKLGPRDRAFTTPKVVPSRRDKVFIVHGRDDAVKNEVARYLEQIGIEAVILHERPNGGRTLITKFEEESTGVSFAVVLMTPDDRGGLSGDAQKARARQNVIFELGFFIGRLGAAKVCALVSGDLEKPSDFDAVVYVRYGANTAWKTELVRELRHANVKFDPSRVF encoded by the coding sequence GTGCTGAATTCTCTGCCCGACGACGACACTTCCGTCCCGTCTTATGGACTGCCGCCGCTTCCACCGAAAAAGCTGGGGCCAAGAGATCGGGCGTTCACCACGCCCAAGGTCGTCCCATCGCGTCGCGACAAAGTGTTCATCGTTCACGGGCGTGATGATGCTGTAAAGAATGAGGTCGCACGCTATCTCGAGCAAATTGGCATTGAGGCGGTGATCTTGCACGAAAGGCCGAACGGTGGCCGAACGCTTATTACCAAGTTTGAAGAGGAGTCGACCGGAGTTTCATTCGCGGTGGTGCTCATGACGCCCGACGATCGGGGCGGTTTGTCAGGCGATGCCCAGAAGGCGCGGGCACGGCAAAATGTCATCTTCGAGCTGGGCTTTTTCATCGGCAGGCTTGGTGCGGCCAAGGTCTGCGCCCTCGTATCGGGGGATCTCGAGAAGCCATCGGACTTTGATGCCGTTGTCTACGTTAGGTACGGCGCGAATACCGCATGGAAGACGGAGCTCGTGCGCGAACTGCGCCACGCAAACGTTAAATTTGATCCGAGTCGTGTGTTCTGA
- a CDS encoding transposase, whose translation MLIEGIEKAFNAVFRVLHFSVQHDHIHFIVEADDKASLSGGMRGLSIRLARAINRGLARCGPVWKERYHAHELTRPREVRNALLYVLMNHRKHGASIAWLDARSSAAWFEGWRKDDLFEHALRDLDGLTGLTPPVQPARTWLTREGWRRHRLLGVDEGPASIVYPLA comes from the coding sequence TTGCTGATTGAAGGTATCGAAAAGGCATTCAATGCAGTATTTCGCGTGCTGCATTTCTCGGTCCAGCACGACCATATCCATTTTATCGTCGAGGCCGACGACAAGGCGAGCCTGTCTGGCGGAATGCGCGGACTCTCGATTCGACTGGCTCGCGCCATCAATCGTGGCCTAGCGCGTTGCGGCCCCGTCTGGAAAGAGCGGTATCACGCGCACGAGCTCACGCGACCGCGAGAAGTTCGCAACGCGCTTCTTTACGTGCTCATGAACCATAGAAAGCATGGGGCGTCTATCGCTTGGCTCGATGCTCGATCATCTGCTGCATGGTTCGAGGGCTGGCGCAAAGACGACCTTTTCGAGCACGCGCTGCGCGATCTCGACGGACTCACCGGACTCACACCCCCGGTCCAACCCGCGCGAACGTGGCTCACTCGAGAAGGTTGGCGTCGCCACCGCTTGCTCGGCGTCGATGAGGGCCCTGCCTCAATTGTCTACCCGTTAGCCTGA
- a CDS encoding AraC family transcriptional regulator, with amino-acid sequence MKLASVPTVSGDGDAELPTWPPLLATRGFGARSATHMHHAMHIVLALEGSLAITAKGSAPIRAAGVLTAPDVPHALDAEGVEVLLVFLEPESDVGSALRAVLSGPVRVVSPEERDQLVGDADPMSIMQSGGVAWTERAANVLGGAPAREAPRPMHPRVRKLLKLLRTMPPESDTSLEGLAEAVSLSPGRLMHAFSDSIGVPLRPYLAWLKLQRAAAAIVSGMPLAQAAHAAGFADAAHMTRTFRRMFGMSPSVLIRG; translated from the coding sequence ATGAAGCTTGCCTCGGTACCCACGGTCTCGGGCGACGGCGATGCGGAGCTGCCGACGTGGCCGCCGCTTCTGGCCACCCGCGGTTTCGGCGCCCGCAGCGCGACGCACATGCACCATGCGATGCACATCGTGCTGGCGTTGGAGGGATCGCTCGCCATCACGGCCAAAGGCAGCGCACCCATCCGTGCCGCCGGCGTGCTCACCGCGCCCGACGTGCCGCACGCCCTCGACGCCGAGGGCGTGGAGGTCCTCCTCGTCTTTCTCGAGCCCGAGAGCGACGTGGGCTCGGCGCTCCGTGCGGTGCTCTCGGGCCCCGTGCGCGTCGTCTCTCCCGAGGAGCGCGATCAGCTGGTGGGCGATGCGGACCCCATGTCCATCATGCAATCGGGTGGCGTGGCCTGGACCGAGCGCGCCGCGAACGTACTCGGCGGCGCCCCCGCACGCGAGGCGCCGCGCCCCATGCATCCGCGCGTGCGCAAGTTGCTCAAACTTCTCCGCACGATGCCCCCCGAGTCGGACACCTCCCTCGAGGGCCTCGCCGAAGCCGTATCCCTTTCCCCGGGCCGCTTGATGCACGCGTTCTCCGATTCGATCGGGGTGCCCCTGCGCCCGTACCTCGCCTGGCTAAAGTTGCAACGCGCCGCCGCCGCCATCGTCAGCGGCATGCCCCTCGCCCAAGCCGCCCACGCCGCAGGCTTCGCCGATGCCGCCCACATGACCCGCACCTTCCGCCGCATGTTCGGCATGTCCCCGTCGGTGCTGATACGGGGGTAA
- a CDS encoding DHHA1 domain-containing protein gives MGDVATKKLYWNDPFATSFEAEASLGRWQGRPSIVLDRTLFYPEGGGQNPDAGTLVLEENEASIPIVDVQIDDAGTIHHLTEPGHEATLAGLATVRRAHGEIDADRRRDNMAQHSAQHMLSRALLDVAKAATVSARLGATLCTIDVDVANVKDADLHRVEDLVNAAIRADVTVRQLFPTEAELATLPLRRAPKVSSGIRLIDIEGFDLTPCGGTHVTRTGQIGAARIVGTERYKGKIRLTFHAAQRALADVRAKEVALSALARELTCGPTDVGAAVAKLRAELKAKNETLTATRAELVTFVAEQALAAHPSTPGAPTLIVLVRERDDVGMLRALSGKLTARGDVVAFCAALDGGDRLVVLQRGQEAALDCGAWFKEATKVHGGRGGGNKERAEGRFPGEADFAALETSLRAALR, from the coding sequence ATGGGTGACGTTGCCACCAAGAAACTCTATTGGAACGATCCGTTCGCCACCTCGTTCGAGGCCGAGGCCTCGCTTGGACGATGGCAGGGTCGTCCATCCATCGTGCTCGATCGGACGCTCTTCTACCCCGAGGGCGGCGGTCAAAATCCGGACGCGGGAACGCTCGTACTCGAAGAAAACGAGGCCTCGATCCCCATCGTCGACGTGCAGATCGACGATGCCGGCACCATCCACCATTTGACCGAGCCGGGCCACGAAGCGACCCTCGCCGGCCTCGCGACCGTGCGGCGGGCGCACGGTGAGATCGATGCCGATCGGCGGCGCGACAACATGGCGCAGCACAGCGCGCAGCACATGCTGTCGCGCGCCCTGCTCGACGTCGCGAAGGCCGCCACCGTTTCGGCGCGGCTCGGGGCGACGCTGTGCACGATCGACGTGGACGTGGCCAATGTCAAAGATGCCGATTTGCATCGGGTCGAAGACTTGGTCAACGCGGCGATCCGCGCCGATGTAACGGTGCGCCAGCTTTTTCCCACGGAGGCGGAGCTTGCCACGTTGCCGCTGCGGCGCGCGCCCAAGGTCTCGAGCGGCATCCGCTTGATCGACATCGAGGGGTTCGACCTCACGCCGTGCGGCGGAACGCACGTCACGCGCACCGGCCAGATTGGCGCCGCACGCATCGTGGGCACCGAACGGTACAAGGGGAAAATCCGCCTCACCTTCCACGCCGCCCAACGCGCGCTCGCGGACGTGCGCGCAAAAGAGGTGGCGCTTTCGGCGCTCGCCCGAGAGCTCACGTGCGGCCCCACCGACGTGGGCGCGGCGGTGGCCAAGCTGCGCGCGGAGTTGAAGGCGAAGAACGAGACGCTGACGGCGACCCGCGCGGAGCTCGTCACGTTCGTCGCGGAGCAAGCGCTCGCTGCCCACCCGTCCACGCCTGGCGCGCCCACGCTGATCGTGCTCGTTCGCGAGCGCGACGACGTCGGTATGCTGCGCGCCCTCTCGGGGAAGCTCACCGCACGCGGGGACGTCGTAGCCTTTTGCGCCGCGCTGGATGGCGGCGATCGGCTGGTCGTACTGCAGCGCGGCCAAGAGGCGGCGCTCGACTGCGGCGCATGGTTCAAAGAGGCCACCAAAGTGCACGGCGGACGCGGAGGCGGCAACAAGGAGCGCGCCGAGGGTCGCTTCCCCGGAGAAGCGGATTTCGCCGCGCTGGAGACGTCTTTGCGCGCGGCGTTGAGGTAA
- a CDS encoding FAD-binding protein has product MTPSPTRQVQPSELANLLPQGTILTDPDIIESYRFDQARWQTAGLPLCVARPASADEVETIVRWAAQHRVPIVPRGAGSGLSGGAAAIDGGIVLSLERMKRIVTIDRDAMYAVVEPGVINGDLKAACKEFGLWYPPDPASFTFSTMGGNVATNAGGLCCVKYGVTVDYVMGLEVVMADGTRLRTGGRTRKNVAGYDLTRLFVGSEGTLGVVTEITVRLRRLAPAGTTMVATFDSLRAAGEAVANIVKTCDPSLLEIMDGASIRAVEAHQPMDLDTTAAAMLFTRSETRAGHGDEPDRLRQACEAARATSIYATEDEWEGEMFLQARRLAFPALEKLGSVLVDDVAVPIPRLTEMIGRVEDIAKRTETHVVTVGHAGDGNLHPLVIYDGRDADSERRAIAAFEAIMDEAISIGGTITGEHGVGTLKKPFLHRQLGEASIALHGRLKAAFDPLGIMNPGKVF; this is encoded by the coding sequence ATGACGCCTTCGCCCACGCGCCAAGTCCAGCCGAGCGAGCTCGCGAACCTTCTTCCGCAGGGAACCATCCTCACGGATCCCGACATCATCGAGAGCTACCGCTTCGATCAAGCGCGCTGGCAAACCGCGGGTTTGCCTCTTTGCGTGGCGCGTCCGGCCTCGGCAGACGAAGTGGAGACCATCGTGCGATGGGCCGCGCAGCACCGCGTGCCCATCGTTCCACGCGGTGCTGGCTCGGGGCTCTCCGGCGGCGCGGCGGCCATCGATGGCGGCATCGTGCTCTCGCTGGAGCGCATGAAGCGCATCGTGACCATCGATCGCGATGCGATGTACGCGGTGGTCGAGCCCGGCGTCATCAATGGCGACTTGAAGGCCGCCTGCAAAGAGTTCGGCCTCTGGTACCCGCCGGATCCGGCGAGCTTCACCTTCTCGACGATGGGCGGCAACGTGGCCACCAACGCGGGAGGCCTCTGTTGCGTGAAGTACGGCGTGACCGTCGACTACGTCATGGGGCTCGAGGTGGTGATGGCCGACGGCACGCGCCTTCGCACCGGCGGTCGCACCCGGAAAAATGTCGCGGGCTACGATCTGACGCGCCTCTTCGTGGGCTCGGAGGGCACCCTCGGCGTGGTCACCGAGATCACCGTGCGCCTGCGCCGCCTCGCGCCCGCGGGCACCACCATGGTCGCCACGTTCGACTCGCTGCGGGCGGCCGGTGAAGCAGTGGCGAACATCGTGAAGACGTGCGACCCGTCGCTGCTCGAGATCATGGACGGCGCCTCCATCCGCGCCGTCGAGGCGCACCAGCCGATGGACCTGGACACCACTGCGGCCGCCATGCTGTTCACGCGCTCGGAAACGCGTGCAGGCCATGGGGACGAGCCCGATCGGCTGCGACAAGCCTGCGAGGCAGCCCGCGCCACGAGCATCTACGCAACCGAGGACGAGTGGGAGGGCGAAATGTTCCTCCAGGCGAGGCGGCTCGCCTTCCCTGCCCTGGAAAAACTGGGCTCCGTGTTGGTCGACGACGTGGCCGTGCCCATCCCGCGCCTGACCGAGATGATCGGCCGCGTGGAGGACATCGCCAAGCGCACGGAGACGCACGTGGTGACGGTGGGCCATGCCGGAGATGGGAACCTGCACCCGCTGGTCATCTACGACGGCCGCGATGCCGACAGCGAACGGCGCGCCATCGCCGCGTTCGAGGCCATCATGGACGAAGCGATCTCCATCGGCGGGACCATCACCGGCGAGCACGGCGTGGGGACCTTGAAGAAGCCGTTCTTGCATCGGCAGCTGGGCGAGGCCTCGATTGCGCTGCATGGCCGGCTGAAGGCCGCATTCGATCCGCTCGGGATCATGAACCCTGGCAAGGTGTTCTAA
- a CDS encoding LysR family transcriptional regulator yields MARMDVNRSGEMEVFVRVVELGGFSAAARAFRMTPSAVSKLVARLEKRLGARLVNRSTRKLQLTAEGTAFFEHGVRILADMDTAEREASVGSAPRGRLRVNVNVPFGLHRLLPALPGFLAKHPEIQVDVALTDAVVDLFEQRADVAIRTGSLRESRLVARKLGESRMLVVASPAYLKAHGSPRTPADLAKHNRLAFCFTRSVPGWPFRDGAGGLTIVPPVGNVLVSDGEAMRQLALAGAGLARLSSFHIGPDIEAGRLVPVLEAHDPGDTEPVHAVFVRQGGHLPARVRVFLDYVVENVKLT; encoded by the coding sequence ATGGCCCGCATGGACGTCAATCGCTCCGGCGAGATGGAAGTCTTCGTGCGGGTCGTGGAGCTCGGCGGATTCTCCGCGGCAGCCCGCGCATTTCGCATGACGCCGTCGGCGGTGAGCAAGCTGGTCGCACGCCTCGAGAAGCGCCTCGGCGCGCGCCTGGTGAACCGCTCGACGCGAAAGCTCCAGCTCACCGCGGAAGGCACCGCGTTCTTCGAGCACGGGGTCCGCATCTTGGCGGACATGGACACGGCCGAGCGCGAGGCGAGCGTGGGCAGCGCCCCGCGCGGGCGTCTGCGGGTCAACGTGAACGTGCCCTTTGGGCTGCACCGTCTGCTCCCGGCGCTTCCCGGTTTTCTGGCGAAGCACCCGGAGATCCAGGTCGACGTCGCCCTCACCGATGCGGTGGTGGACCTCTTCGAGCAGCGCGCGGACGTGGCCATTCGCACGGGCTCACTGCGTGAGTCGCGCCTCGTCGCGCGCAAGCTCGGCGAAAGCCGCATGCTCGTCGTCGCCTCCCCCGCCTACCTGAAAGCGCACGGCTCGCCGCGCACGCCGGCCGATCTGGCGAAGCACAATCGATTGGCCTTTTGCTTCACGCGTTCCGTGCCAGGTTGGCCCTTCCGCGATGGCGCCGGCGGCCTCACCATCGTTCCCCCCGTCGGCAATGTGCTGGTCAGCGATGGCGAGGCGATGCGCCAGCTCGCCCTCGCAGGTGCAGGCCTGGCGCGCCTTTCGTCCTTCCACATTGGCCCCGACATCGAGGCAGGGCGCCTCGTCCCCGTGTTGGAAGCGCACGACCCCGGCGACACCGAGCCGGTGCACGCGGTATTCGTGCGCCAGGGCGGCCACCTCCCGGCCCGCGTGCGCGTCTTTTTGGATTACGTCGTGGAGAACGTCAAATTGACGTAA